AATATTTCATTCCTTTCGTAAAAAAATAACAACCTACTTGTAAATAGGTTGTTACCGTTACATAGAAAATTATAAAGTCTATGTTTTATTTTGTCGAAGGCAAAGGCTTATTCAGCTACTTTATCTTCACTTGGTACGTAGCTTAATGCTTCTGCATCGATTTCTTCTAATGCTTTACCTACACATTTATGAGAAACAGGTTTTTCTACAACACAGTTATTAGCAAGTTGCATTTCACGTGCGCGTTTTGCAGCTACTGTTACTAATGTGTACTTAGAATCGATTTTTTGTAGTAATGAGTCAATTGATGGATTTAACATAATTATAGACCCTCCGTCATTTCTTTATAATATTTTGCTACCCTTTCGCGGCGGCAATGTTCGCCAACCACAATGGCTTTAATTCTATCACAAGCTAATTCAACTTGATCGTTTTCTACTACATAGTCGTAAGCGTCCATCATCTCGATTTCTTCTTTCGCTACAGTTAAACGATTTTCAATAACATCTTCAGTCTCTGTACCACGTCCGACAATACGGCTCTTTAGTTCAGATAAACTTGGAGGTGCTAAGAAAATAAATACACCTTCTGGGAAAGCTTTCTTAACTTGAATTGCTCCTTGCACTTCAATTTCTAAGAATACATCTTTTCCTTCTTGTAATGTTTTTTCAACATAGTCAATCGGTGTTCCGTAATAATTACCTACGAACTCAGCCCACTCAAGTAATTTTTCATTACGAATCATTTCCTCGAATTCTTCTCTTTCTTTAAAGAAATAATCCACACCATCTACTTCACCTTCACGCGGCTTACGTGTCGTTACTGAAATAGAGTACTGAAAACGTGTATCCTCATGGCTAAACAGCTCTTTACGAACCGTCCCTTTTCCAACCCCAGAAGGCCCTGAAAGAACGATGAGCAATCCTCTTCTACTTCTCATAAATATGTAAAACCTACCCTTCCTCACTTAAATCTTCTTTATTATTCAAACGATGTGCAATCGTCTCTGGTTGAATTGGACTTAATACAACATGCCCATCATCCATAACAATAACCGCCCTTGTTTTTCTCCCATACGTAGCATCAAGCAAAGCATTATGTTCGCGTGCTTCCTGTACTGTTCGTTTAATAGGAGCTGACTCCGGACTTACAATAGCAATAATTCGATGAGCAGATACAATATTTCCGTATCCAATATTTAAAAACCGCATGGCCATAGTTTGCGCCTCCTAGTAAGTCTATCCGATTTCTCCACCACGTATAACTTTACATATTTTTTGAAAGCTACTCAATATTTTGTACTTGTTCACGAATTTTTTCAAGGTTATTTTTCATTTCTACAACATATTTTGAAATTGTTAAGTCATTTGCCTTAGAACCAATCGTATTAATTTCTCTATGCATCTCTTGCACGATGAAATCCATTTTCCTTCCAACAGGCTCTTCAATCTGCAGTGTTTCACGAAATTGCTCTAAATGACTTTGCAAACGAACTAACTCTTCATGAATATCACAACGCTCTGCAAAGATTGCGACTTCTGTTAGCAATCTTTGTTCATCTAGATCTTGATTATGTAATTCTTTTAAGCGATTTTCTAATCGTTCACGATATTTTTGTGTAACAATTGGTGCATGTGGAATAATTGCATTTACACAATTGCTAATCTCTTGTAAACGATACGCTATATCTTTATGTAATCGTTCTCCTTCGCCATCTCTCATCGTTTTCAACATATGAGCAGCTTGACGAACAGCCTCATATAAACTGTTCTCAAAATGTTCATTTACATTTTCTATTTCTTCAATTGCTGTTACTTCTGGCATTGCCATTAATTGCTGAAGTGTAATAGAATCTTGTAATTGAAATTTCCCTTTTATATCTTCCATCATCGATTGGTACTGCTCAAGAAGTGACCAATTCACACTTAATTTTCTTTCAACAAGTCCTTCACCCGCTATACTAATAGACACTTCAATGCGTCCACGTCGAACTTGCTGTGCAATTATTTTACGAATTTTGTCCTCAAATACCATCATTTGCTTAGGAAGTCGAATACTCATCTCTAAAAAACGGTGGTTCACCGATTTCATTTCTACTGTAATTTGAAAAGTATCACTTTCTACTTTCGATCTTCCAAACCCTGTCATACTAGAAATCATTTTTATCACATCCAAGCCATAAAATAACTCAATGAAAAAGGTAATAGAGACAAGGCTCTACTACCTTCTGTAAATTATATCACATTTTCATAACATTGACTATTTCAAGTTTAATCCCTTCTTATATAACATCGACTTTTTCTTCTTAGCCTTTCTCCCTGTTAATAAAGAGCCTACTAGTAAGAAAGTCGGAATTGATGACAAACCTCCAATTAATAACCAATCTCTTGCTTGTATCGGCATTGTGCTAAAGATCGGTTGTAACGGTGGATAATATATAACCACTAGCATGAGTAGTAACGAAATAATAACCGCCCCTACTAAATACACGTTCCCAAATGGATTACGGTGAAAGACAGAATGCTCACTGCGACAATCAAATACATGAATAAGCTGAGCAAGTACCAACGTCGCAAACGCTACAGTTTGTGCATATTTCAGTTCATTTGGATGTTGGTTATACGCAATAATGAACGCTACTAACGTCACTGCCCCAATTAAAAAACCTCGACTTATTATTTTCCACGCAAGCCCTCTAGCAAATACCCCTTCTTTCGGGTGGCGCGGTGTTCTCTTCATCACATCTCCTTCAGCCTTATCCAAACCTAATGCCATCGCTGGTAAACCATCAGTAACTAAGTTCACCCATAAAATTTGAATAGGAACCATCGGCAGTGGTAATGCAAGTAACATCGCAAATAACATAACTAAAATTTCTCCAACATTTGACGCCAATAAGTAGCGAATGAACTTACGTATGTTCTCATATATATTTCTTCCTTCTTTAATTGCTGATTTAATTGTAGCAAAATTATCGTCTAGTAAAACAAGTGAAGAGGCTTCTTTCGCAACATCTGTCCCTGTAATTCCCATCGCTATCCCAATATCCGCTGTTTTTATCGCTGGAGCATCGTTCACTCCATCACCTGTCATCGCTACTATATGTCCTTGATTTTGCAGTGCCTTAACAATTTTTAATTTATGTTCAGGTGATACACGAGCGAATACATACGTATCTTCTACAACATTTTCTAATTCCTCCACATCCATATTCGCGAGTTCTACGCCTTCAACAACGCGTCCATCTGGTGGTAAAACTCCTAATTGTTCAGCAATCGCCATTGCTGTCACTTTATGATCACCTGTAATCATTACTGTTCGAATACCAGCTTCTTTACACTCTTTTACCGCCTGCGCCACTTCTGGCCTTGGCGGGTCAATCATACCTTGTATCCCAACCAACATAAAATCTTTTTCAA
This genomic interval from Bacillus thuringiensis contains the following:
- the rpoZ gene encoding DNA-directed RNA polymerase subunit omega, with the translated sequence MLNPSIDSLLQKIDSKYTLVTVAAKRAREMQLANNCVVEKPVSHKCVGKALEEIDAEALSYVPSEDKVAE
- the gmk gene encoding guanylate kinase; the encoded protein is MRSRRGLLIVLSGPSGVGKGTVRKELFSHEDTRFQYSISVTTRKPREGEVDGVDYFFKEREEFEEMIRNEKLLEWAEFVGNYYGTPIDYVEKTLQEGKDVFLEIEVQGAIQVKKAFPEGVFIFLAPPSLSELKSRIVGRGTETEDVIENRLTVAKEEIEMMDAYDYVVENDQVELACDRIKAIVVGEHCRRERVAKYYKEMTEGL
- the remA gene encoding extracellular matrix/biofilm regulator RemA, with product MAMRFLNIGYGNIVSAHRIIAIVSPESAPIKRTVQEAREHNALLDATYGRKTRAVIVMDDGHVVLSPIQPETIAHRLNNKEDLSEEG
- a CDS encoding YicC/YloC family endoribonuclease, with amino-acid sequence MISSMTGFGRSKVESDTFQITVEMKSVNHRFLEMSIRLPKQMMVFEDKIRKIIAQQVRRGRIEVSISIAGEGLVERKLSVNWSLLEQYQSMMEDIKGKFQLQDSITLQQLMAMPEVTAIEEIENVNEHFENSLYEAVRQAAHMLKTMRDGEGERLHKDIAYRLQEISNCVNAIIPHAPIVTQKYRERLENRLKELHNQDLDEQRLLTEVAIFAERCDIHEELVRLQSHLEQFRETLQIEEPVGRKMDFIVQEMHREINTIGSKANDLTISKYVVEMKNNLEKIREQVQNIE